In the Malassezia vespertilionis chromosome 3, complete sequence genome, one interval contains:
- the TIF35 gene encoding translation initiation factor eIF3 subunit g (BUSCO:EOG0926489S; COG:J; EggNog:ENOG503NX70), with product MSVATAQPVKPVNWADDDAEEGSASNTPRIETRDEGNGVHVVTEYRTNADDKPVKVTRRIKRTLISTRVNHDMAERKGWTKFGLEKNSSSGPNAGTTSIGANVQIKLNAGGNKEPEQDPTEAMREKLANKRVQCRLCKGDHYTARCPYRDTLEAIPGAGSENPDAESAAAAAIAQVGGEVPAAAKINSVASALGGGKYKPPSLRSGAVPMSMGGPTQRDDSSTLRVTNLSDDVEEEDLRDLFRRYGRVTRIYLGRDRETGACKGFAYVNFEDRASADLARQKLDGFPYSNLILSCQWSQPRADRPT from the exons ATGTCAGTAGCGACCGC ACAGCCAGTCAAGCCTGTGAATTGGGCGGACGACGACGCAGAGGAAGGATCTG CAAGCAATACCCCACGTATCGAGACACGCGACGAGGGAAACGGTGTCCACGTTGTTACAGAATACCGCACGAATGCTGACGACAAGCCTGTGAAGGTGACACGGCGCATCAAGCGCACGTTGATCAGCACGCGTGTGAACCACGACATGGCCGAGCGCAAAGGTTGGACCAAGTTCGGCTTGGAAAAGAACTCTTCTTCCGGCCCAAATGCAGGCACTACATCGATTGGTGCCAATGTTCAGATCAAGCTGAACGCTGGCGGAAATAAAGAACCCGAGCAGGACCCAACCgaggcgatgcgcgagaagCTGGCAAACAAGCGTGTGCAATGTCGTCTGTGCAAGGGCGATCATTATACAGCACGTTGCCCGTACAGGGATACACTTGAAGCGATTCCTGGTGCAGGGTCTGAGAACCCTGACGCAGagagcgcagcagcagccgcTATCGCACAGGTTGGCGGCGAGGTTCCAGCTGCGGCAAAGATCAATTCTGTTGCAtccgcgctgggcggtgGAAAGTACAAGCCCCCAAGCCTGCGTTCTGGCGCGGTGCCAATGAGCATGGGCGGTCCCACACAGCGCGACGATTCCTCGACTCTTCGTGTAACGAACTTGAGCGATGATGTGGAAGAGGAAGACTTGCGCGACCTCTTTCGTCGTTACGGGCGTGTCACACGTATTTACCTTGGTCGTGATCGTGAGACTGGCGCATGCAAAGGGTTTGCGTATGTCAACTTTGAAGACCGCGCGTCTGCTGAtcttgcgcggcaaaaaCTGGACGGATTCCCGTACAGCAATCTCATCCTCAGTTGCCAGTGGTCGCAACCGCGTGCGGATCGCCCGACCTGA
- a CDS encoding uncharacterized protein (COG:J; EggNog:ENOG503P7VI), with amino-acid sequence MPVNIRSPAGPLGGNVQPEEMLSFLNSANFSPYHSSSSADTALLGSDAKLAQTALTHESWMYGLEGHNRRLAFLGRRALKTYLTLLFYDILAHTSSANPMSEADAQYLQNILSSPQGIDQLLSTHRLGDHVGRALKLENVMRWHPIMRMDPTTRSQESGLFKVRGSCVEAVVGAIFHYRGAQVAQQFVYARILPNLEHLIKEAPASVQERITKARNDANDALAHSP; translated from the exons atGCCAGTGAATATCAGGTCTCCTGCTGGGCCACTGGGGGGAAATGTGCAGCCGGAGGAGATGCTTTCTTTTTTGAATAGCGCCAACTTTTCGCCGTACCATTCCTCGTCCAGTGCCGACACCGCATTGCTGGGGTCCGATGCAAAACTAGCACAGACTGCACTCACACATGAGAGCTGGATGTATGGGCTGGAAGGGCACAACAGGCGTCTGGCCTTCCTAGGTCGTCGCGCACTGAAGACATATCTGACGCTTTTGTTTTACGACATCCTCGCCCACACCAGCAGTGCCAACCCCATGTCAGAAGCTGATGCACAGTACCTGCAGAATATCCTTTCCTCCCCGCAGGGAATTGACCAGCTTTTGAGCACGCATCGACTGGGCGACCACGTCGGCCGCGCATTAAAACTCGAGAACGTGATGCGGTGGCATCCCATCATG CGTATGGACCCAACGACAAGAAGCCAAGAGTCAGGCCTTTTCAAAGTCCGTGGCTCCTGTGTGGAAGCCGTAGTGGGCGCGATTTTCCATTATCGA GGCGCACAGGTGGCGCAGCAGTTTGTCTatgcgcgcatcttgcCTAATCTCGAACACCTTATAAAAGAAGCGCCTGCATCTGTGCAAGAGCGCATCACAAAAGCGAGGAATGACGCGaacgacgcgctcgcccaTTCGCCGTAG